The Patescibacteria group bacterium sequence CAAACAAATCGGCAGCTTGTAGTGTCGTCAGACCGCCCGCCAAAAGCAATTCCTGCAATTGAAAGCCGTCTGCTTTCGCGTCTTGAATGGGGGATGATTGCAGACATTACAACACCAGACCTTGAAACGCGTATTGCGATTTTGGATACAAAATGCAAAGAGCGCGGCATTGGGATATCAAATGAAATTATTAACTATATTGCGACAATTATTCACAATAACATCCGTGAGCTTGAGGGGGCTCTAAACCGTGTTATTGCTTATAACCAGTTAAATTCAACACCGCTAACATTTGAAAAAATCAAACAAATCCTTTCCTCTATCACATCATCACCGGCAAAAAAATCCCTTTCACCAAAACAAATTATCCATATTGTTGCAGAATTTTATAATATAAATATTCTTGATGTTACCGGTGGGTGCCGCAAGCGGGAACTCACTGTTCCTCGACAGATTGTAATGTTTTTATTGCGCGAAGAAACAAAATGTTCATTTCCTACTATCGGCCAGGAGCTTGGAGGGCGTGATCACACCACCGCTATTCATGCATATAATAAAATTAAAAAGGATATTGACGGTAGTCCAAAAATCAAAGAAGAGATTGATCTCATCCGCCAAAGAATCTATAATATTTAATTAACAAGTGGTTGTGAATAAAGTTGTGTATTATATGTGAATATTCTTTTTCCCTAGACTTGTCCACACTTTTTCCGAGTTAACCCATAATTTATTCACCTACTTCTCCACACACACAACCACCTTTTCTCCTTATAACCACACTCTTTTTACCCCTTATCCTCATATCCACAGCCCCTACTACTACTACTTCTACTTCTTTCTTTCTTAATATAATTCATTACTACTCTTCTCTGTGAACTTCTCGTGTCTTCAAGAAAATCTTCAAAAAGGATTGCAGTTTGTAAGCCACATTACCGGACGAGAACAAAGTCTTCCCATTCTTTCTTCAATTCTTTTTAAAACACAGGATGGACTTCTTACGCTTTACGCGACAAATCTTGAAATTGGAGCATCATGCTCAATACGGGGAAAAATAGAAAAAGAGGGAAGTATTGCATTACCTTCAAAAATATTCACAGAATATATTTCTCTTCTCCCGAAAGAAAAAATAGATATTGAACTCCATGACAATAATATTCTCCATGTTAAATGCCAAAATTATTCAACAAAAATTAAAGGACTTGATCCTAATGAATTTCCTCTTATTCCCCAACTTGAGTCTCCTCAACAATTTGAATTTCAAACGGAGGAATTAAAAAAAGCTTTTCAATGTACGCTTTTTACAGTAAGCCCCCAAGAGACAAAACAAGAATTAAGCGGATTACTATGTTTATTTAATCATGAACAAAATACTGTTGTGTGCGTGGGAACCGATGCATACCGGCTTGCAGAATATACTCTTTCTCCATCACAAGAAATACCCCTTACGGAAAGTGTTATTATCCCCCTTCGTACCGCACAAGAAGTGTTGCGTATGATGCAGCAGGATACAAGCGGGAAAATACGCATGGAATGGAATGAACATCAAATCGCGTTTTATTGCGATTCGTACCAGCTTATTTCAAAACGCATCCAAGGAACATACCCGGATTATACACAAATTATTCCACAATCATTTGCTACAAAAATAGTGCTTGATGTCGATGAATGCAGTAAGGCTGTTAAAACCACAAGTTTATTTTCAAAATCATCCCTTTCTGATATTCACATCCAGTGCCTTTCGACAAATCGCGATCAAGGAAGATTATTGTTTTCTTCATCGAACGCCGCAACAGGAGAAAGTGTTGTACAGCTCGAGGTGGAAATGCAAGGCTCTGAAAATGCAATCACCCTTAACTATAAATATTTTCTTGATGGACTTCAAACACTGGAAAGTACTAAGGGGCTTTTGAGTATTATCGACAACACAAATCCCTGTATCCTTAAACCAATAGAAAAGCCCGGATACCAATATCTTATTATGCCGATACGGCAATAAGTTTTTATCCCCTACTTTTAGGGTGCAAATACTGATAGTGAGCGCTGGCTGATAACAGTATTTAATGAGTCAAGTAGTTGGATGGTTAGAGTGTAATCCCCGGGCTGTGAAGGTGTGGTCCAAAGAAATGACCATTGCGAAGATTGCGGATTCTGAACTGAACCAATAGTAACAGGATTTTGAGAAGAAGAGCTGCTTACAAAAGCTAGGATCCGTTTTATGTGTGCAATATCCGCTCCTTGGGGAATGACCAGCGAACCGCTGAATGTGAGCTCTACATTTTTTTGTACAACTTGATTCTGTGAAGGAGTGCTAATTAGTGGGACAGGAATTTTTTTGTTTAAAAGAATGTTGAGGGTAATAGAAGCACTCTGTATGCCGCCCGCCACATCAGTTGCAAGAGCGGTTAAGGTGTGGAAGCCATTCTCACCCCCAGAAAGCGTATGGTGGAGCGTGTACGGAGGGGTAATAACAGTATCAAGAAGTTGATTATCAAGAAAATATTGCACCATCCTAATACCACGACTTGATTGTACTTGGACACGCGCCTGGAGAATATTATCCGTAATGTTTTCACTATCCAACGGGCTCTCTATTGAGATTGTCGGAAGATCTTGCAGGGACCCCGACTCTTGAGGATGAGTAAGAGTAGTGGCGAGTGACTGTGGATTTTTTTTCACCCATTCTTGAACGCCACGCTCCCATGACATAAATTGAGGATCCTGTATTGGCTGTTGGGGAGCGGGGCCGCGGGGATCGTCTTTTTGAACCCAATAAAGCGTATCGTGTATACTGCGTGTTTTGCGAATCTCTATGCGATCCAGCGGAGTTGTGTCTGTTGCTGCTAGGCCGGTAATCCGATCAACGGTGAGCTCTTCATCTGCGCTTATCTCACCATCAAGGATGGGCTTCCCCGTAGTGATGGGAGCTGGTTGAGTAAAACTTTCTATTGCATCAACAGAAAGAGTTCGCTTCATGTATTCATTCCAAATAGGAGCGGCAATCTTTGATCCATCAGCGCCCTTGTGCATTGCCGTATTATTATTGTTTCCAACCCACACACCCGTTACAACCGACGGAGTATATCCAATCGTCCACGCATCATGGAAATCATTCGTTGTGCCTGTTTTTGCCGCTACAGCTCGATCAGAAAGAGTGAGATAATTTTTTGTTCCAAAAATATAGGAACGAGCGCTATTATCAGAAAGAATACTTGTGATAT is a genomic window containing:
- the dnaN gene encoding DNA polymerase III subunit beta, whose amino-acid sequence is MNFSCLQENLQKGLQFVSHITGREQSLPILSSILFKTQDGLLTLYATNLEIGASCSIRGKIEKEGSIALPSKIFTEYISLLPKEKIDIELHDNNILHVKCQNYSTKIKGLDPNEFPLIPQLESPQQFEFQTEELKKAFQCTLFTVSPQETKQELSGLLCLFNHEQNTVVCVGTDAYRLAEYTLSPSQEIPLTESVIIPLRTAQEVLRMMQQDTSGKIRMEWNEHQIAFYCDSYQLISKRIQGTYPDYTQIIPQSFATKIVLDVDECSKAVKTTSLFSKSSLSDIHIQCLSTNRDQGRLLFSSSNAATGESVVQLEVEMQGSENAITLNYKYFLDGLQTLESTKGLLSIIDNTNPCILKPIEKPGYQYLIMPIRQ